The window TGAATCTCTTATTTCAAAGTGATAATAGTTTTATGCCACGACAACATTTATCCTTTTATCCGTTCAAATATTATTTGgagtatatatgtaaattttatatgagtttgtataGTGTATCCTTAGTTTCACAATGATAAAAGTTTGTATGCTATTACGTTATTACTATTTAGATTTTATGGGTATATACGTAAATTTCATACGATTCTGTGTGTCAAAATCCTAATTTCATAATCACAAAAACTTTTACGCCGTCTAAACATCAACGGTTAAGATTATATTAAggatatatacataaattttttatgaatttgtttatggttttgtattcaaataaataaatcatgcCCTCTCATTTGTATGCAATTTACTAAACAAAAATCCTTTGAAAAAATAAGTGACCCTTTTACATTGTTCTACAACTAAAAAACACCACTTTTAAACCACAAAAGACAGATAAGTGACATAGGTCTACGGAGAAGAAAATGAGTGATACAACACCATATAAATCTCTACTAGCACTGAGAGTTACGGTGCAAATCTCAAAGTACGAGTGAAGACGATGGAGGGGACAGCAAAATGGTGGTGGATTGGTGAAAATCACAACACATCAAATTCATCTCATTGGCTTACCTCTACTCTCTCTGGTAACCAAGTCACTTCTCTCATTTTGGTTTGCTTTGTACGTAactttatacatatattgttaGTTATGAACTTTGTTGTTGGTAATTAACATGTGATAGAGCTTGATGCAAAGACGAAGAAAGTGATGAGAGTGATTGATGAGGTTGATGATGAAGCCGATTCCTTTGTGAAACGAGCTAAGATTTATCACGAGAAAAAGCCAGAACTCGTTGCCATGATCCAAGATTTGTACCGTTCGCACCGCTCGCACCGCTCCTTGGCGCAGAAGCATGATCTCTTGATCAAAACCTCTTCTCTGAATCCGAGTGAAGAAACGGAATCTGAAGTggatgatggtgaagaagacCAAATTGTTGTATTTGgcgatgatgatggtgagacaATGAATGAGACGATCAAGGAAGAGTTAGTGAGACTGGGAGAAGAAAACAGAGTCtacaaagagaagagagaagtggCTTGGCTGTTTGCAGATTTATTTAAGGTTCCTTTTGCTTCCGTTGCTATTGGGAAatattttgttctcttcttttgcGCTTTTGTTTACCATTTTCTTTGTATTCTATGATTCTATCGTAGATTTTTGTATATCATGCATCATTGTGtattgtttgtaccggggattacacagtttaaacaaataaagattttgtgggaaagagcaagcaagttcttttattaatcgggaaaaacgtgagatcgtcagTTAAAACAAGTCGAGatagagcttgttagttcacaAGCGAACTAGCAAGCTTAAAGtgacgaactgaaaacaagaatgaattatacgaaagacaatagcagttttcgatgcaaattATTGCTCTGTAGGTATTGTCTGCGAGTCAGGATGATCTTTCCAATAAATGTCTTGAACTATTTATAGTTGAGTGTAGAGTTAGGGCACTCTAGGATTTCTGCGCGAAATCCCGAGATTATTCTCTGCGGAGTGTTAATGGACTTTCTCTCAATTTTGTCGGGTCGAAAACACAATTAACAAgttttgttgggccgagtggcatattggacgcagcccatatccaacatGTATGAACGAGGCTCATAAGGCCTTTATATTACAttcttttgattataaaataaaatgaaccaAGATATTTCGTATTATCTATCTCAACTCTTTGGAGTCACACGTGAATAAACAATGTATGTTTCTCAAAATTCAAGGATTAGGCATTTAGCATTCACAGCAAATTAGCAACTGAAATTTTAATTGATGAATGTGTACACCGTCTATGATCCTATAGCCTCATCTAATGAGGTTCGCAGAAACTTAGCAAACTATAATTGGTTTCTTGATTCAAAGTTTTTGAAACACTGTATTTGATATATTACTAGAATGGAGCAAATCTCATCATGCATAATCTCTCTCACGTATAAGGAAGTTATATCTagtcaaacaaatttataatcttAAAAGATCATCTTCTCATATTTGGGAGATTAATAATTCTGTCCATTATTTTTCAGTCTTGCTGCATCACTTTGTTTTGACTCTAGTCTTGATCCAAAAGTCTTCACTCTTCATATGCTTACTTTTAAGTTCATCTTCATACCTGGAAATTGGAATCAATAATAAGGAAGATTAATAAGGAAGACACTCAAAATAAACAGATCTGGAATCCATTTGAGTTCATGAAGCTCAAAGGTAGGTTTCTTGTTAAGAGTTTGATCCAACCTTAAATATTCTCACTGTATCATCAACACATAGAGTAACACATAATTTATCAGTTAATGTGTGTGCCTAGTTATACAACCtctttttatattggtttttttatttcaattttttaacaGTAAAACGTCGTCGTATAAAGATAGCCACGTCACTACGCAGCGCGTTTCAATGTAAACAATGACGTCATCATCTTATCTTCCTCGGCTCAATTCAATCGCAGCCACACCAAATTGAGAGCCTTTTTGAGATAATCAGCAAAGTGTGAAGTGATCAGACTGTGAAACGAAGAATGAGCTCATGGGTTTGCTCTTACGTGACTCGAAACGTCGTAATCGCCGATTATTCACATCCCAAACACCTTGATTTCCCGGCGACGGTTCAGAGAAGCTCCGTCAGCTTTCCGGTAACATATTCCCCGAAATTTCCGTCTTTGAAACTCCAAAAGTCTCAATCGTCTTCGTCTTCGAGtcatgaagttgaagaagaccCGGAAGCAGTCGTACAAGCCCTCACTATTCCGGACGAGTGGTTGCTCCCTTCTAGGGCCATTGAGGTGTTTTTC is drawn from Camelina sativa cultivar DH55 chromosome 8, Cs, whole genome shotgun sequence and contains these coding sequences:
- the LOC109125975 gene encoding protein NETWORKED 3B-like; amino-acid sequence: MEGTAKWWWIGENHNTSNSSHWLTSTLSELDAKTKKVMRVIDEVDDEADSFVKRAKIYHEKKPELVAMIQDLYRSHRSHRSLAQKHDLLIKTSSLNPSEETESEVDDGEEDQIVVFGDDDGETMNETIKEELVRLGEENRVYKEKREVAWLFADLFKVPFASVAIGKYFVLFFCAFVYHFLCIL
- the LOC104707772 gene encoding uncharacterized protein LOC104707772, with the translated sequence MSSWVCSYVTRNVVIADYSHPKHLDFPATVQRSSVSFPVTYSPKFPSLKLQKSQSSSSSSHEVEEDPEAVVQALTIPDEWLLPSRAIEESEWLRVTLHKWLDDEYCPEPTNVEISEVAAKSYYNSLLEKETDVGDILMKMAQDLTSISYKESFHGAFTSANAAINLIVDRVETGIL